In Cydia fagiglandana chromosome 9, ilCydFagi1.1, whole genome shotgun sequence, a single window of DNA contains:
- the LOC134667175 gene encoding uncharacterized protein LOC134667175, with amino-acid sequence MNSWSTEKDETKAGLLLSAIGTKAMKKYMDFGLSEIEKKSHNEILAKMEKVIFQKTNVIYSRYLFNIKNQNEESFDEYLLALKKLAKRCDYKDFEEEILRDRIVVGIKDGEVIKELLKKQDLTLETAINICRASEGAAAQVADLKKSEEVNKINKKRLDKDTPKKCKFCGGVHVYQKKVCPAWGQRCEECGGRNHFKKVCKKRGTVKELQEDSDDSVIIAEVRHNEESGHVEAPLLFHIGEKKQKIYCALDTGAAVSVMGAEYYKKLTGQKDLLALTPPVKKLKAFNGSPIINHGNASFLVTRKNQDYKLNFHIVNGKHEPLLSEKACVALGFIQYCDEVSTELDRSSAEHIMKQYEDVFEGYGSLPGEVSLELDESVPARIQPARRVPVALKEKLRMELEQLEADGIIVKETQHTDWVAPSPVRALFIA; translated from the exons ATGAATAGTTGGAGTACCgaaaaagatgaaacaaaagCCGGGCTACTCCTCAGCGCAATCGGTACAAAAGCCATGAAAAAATATATGGATTTTGGCTTGTCTGAGATAGAGAAGAAGAGTCATAATGAAATATTAGCAAAAATGGAAAAggtcatatttcaaaaaacaaaTGTAATATACTCCAGGTACTTGTTCAATATCAAAAACCAGAATGAAGAAAGCTTTGACGAGTATTTACTGGCTCTAAAGAAATTGGCTAAAAGATGCGATTATAAAGATTTCGAGGAAGAGATTTTAAGAGACAGAATTGTGGTGGGAATAAAGGATGGTGAAGTGATAAAAGAGTTGCTAAAAAAGCAAGACCTAACTTTAGAAACAGCCATCAATATCTGTCGTGCCTCGGAAGGTGCTGCTGCACAAGTTGCAGATCTAAAAAAATCTGAAGAGGTCAACaagattaataaaaaaaggCTGGATAAGGACACACCTAAAAAGTGTAAATTCTGTGGAGGCGTTCATGTATATCAAAAGAAAGTATGCCCAGCCTGGGGACAGCGTTGTGAAGAATGTGGTGGCCGAAACCATTTTAAAAAGGTTTGTAAGAAGCGTGGAACGGTAAAAGAATTACAAGAAGACTCTGATGACAGTGTAATCATAGCGGAGGTGAGGCACAATGAAGAGTCAGGTCATGTTGAGGCACCACTGTTGTTCCATATTGGCGagaaaaaacagaaaatataCTGTGCTTTGGACACAGGAGCTGCAGTTTCTGTGATGGGAGCAGAATACTATAAAAAGTTAACGGGTCAAAAGGATTTATTGGCTTTGACTCCACCAGTAAAAAAGCTGAAAGCTTTTAACGGCTCTCCCATCATTAATCATGGAAATGCATCCTTCTTAGTCACCAGAAAGAATCAGGattataaattaaactttcacaTTGTTAATGGAAAACATGAACCGCTTTTATCAGAGAAAGCTTGTGTAGCTCTGGGCTTTATTCAATACTGTGATGAAGTATCAACAGAGCTGGATCGTTCTAGTGCAGAGCATATAATGAAACAATATGAAGATGTCTTTGAGGGTTATGGCAGCCTCCCAGGTGAAGTGTCATTAGAGCTGGATGAATCAGTCCCAGCCCGGATTCAGCCTGCACGTCGAGTCCCAGTTGCACTAAAAGAAAAATTAAGAATGGAACTGGAACAACTAGAAGCTGATGGCATCATAGTAAAGGAGACGCAGCACACAGATTGG GTGGCTCCGTCTCCCGTTCGGGCTCTGTTCATCGCCTGA